The following proteins come from a genomic window of Nitrospirota bacterium:
- a CDS encoding phosphatidylglycerophosphatase A, with translation MKKDDIFKFIATLGPLGYSPVAPGTVGSALSCLTYIFFRPDVMALSIIIPVGFVAGVLVSDRTEKLLNEKDSSHIVVDEFVGYLVSVFLVPFSIPNAILAFFLFRAFDILKPTPIRQLERRIPGGLGIMIDDILAGVYANLVLRLILVIILKIGVME, from the coding sequence GTGAAAAAGGATGATATATTTAAATTTATAGCAACACTCGGCCCCCTGGGTTATTCGCCTGTAGCGCCAGGCACAGTTGGAAGCGCCCTCTCCTGCCTGACTTATATATTCTTCCGCCCGGATGTCATGGCACTCTCCATAATCATACCCGTTGGGTTTGTTGCAGGAGTTCTGGTATCAGACAGGACTGAAAAATTACTGAACGAGAAGGATAGTTCACATATTGTGGTGGACGAGTTTGTGGGATACCTCGTCTCCGTCTTCCTTGTCCCCTTCAGCATACCCAATGCCATTCTTGCATTTTTTCTCTTCAGGGCCTTTGATATACTCAAACCCACCCCCATCAGACAACTCGAAAGACGCATACCGGGTGGACTCGGAATAATGATAGATGATATACTTGCAGGGGTTTATGCTAATCTTGTATTGAGGTTAATTTTGGTTATAATCTTGAAGATTGGAGTAATGGAGTGA
- a CDS encoding CinA family protein — MGETLEVVSGIHEIFREKGLTLSIAESCTGGLISHYITSLPGASAFFEAGVVTYSIESKERILGVSPEIISTHGVVSEETARDMAEKVRQLTGTTCSLSTTGNLGPDVLEDKEAGLVYMAVSTVTQTLSREMRFTGDRGEIKESAALAALKLLVEGVA; from the coding sequence GTGGGGGAAACTTTAGAGGTCGTATCCGGGATACATGAAATTTTCAGGGAAAAGGGGTTAACACTCTCAATAGCCGAGTCATGCACGGGTGGGCTTATCAGCCATTATATAACTTCACTTCCGGGTGCAAGTGCCTTTTTTGAGGCAGGAGTTGTCACATACTCAATTGAGTCAAAGGAGAGAATCCTTGGAGTCTCCCCTGAAATCATCTCTACCCATGGAGTGGTGAGTGAGGAGACGGCAAGGGATATGGCTGAAAAGGTAAGGCAGCTTACAGGAACAACATGCTCACTTTCAACTACCGGCAATCTTGGGCCTGACGTGCTTGAGGATAAAGAAGCGGGGCTTGTATATATGGCGGTAAGCACCGTAACCCAAACCCTTTCAAGGGAGATGAGATTCACCGGGGACAGAGGGGAGATTAAGGAAAGCGCAGCGCTTGCGGCACTAAAACTCCTTGTGGAAGGAGTAGCATAG
- the thpR gene encoding RNA 2',3'-cyclic phosphodiesterase yields MRCFIAIDIGEEMKKELDAFMKGLKKLAPDVKWLSGNHIHLTLKFLGNTDENLVERIKASLESVASCHRKFNLTVAGAGGFPDYSRPRVLWVGINRSEELNLLYNNIESAMELLGFERETRKFRPHLTIARVKSQKGLPPLLKEIRGCKDKEFGKIEVSEVLLMKSTLKTTGAEYERLCSATLGKED; encoded by the coding sequence ATGAGATGTTTTATTGCTATAGATATCGGGGAGGAGATGAAAAAGGAGCTGGATGCCTTTATGAAAGGTCTGAAAAAGCTTGCCCCGGACGTTAAGTGGCTCTCAGGGAATCACATTCACCTCACCCTCAAATTTCTGGGCAATACAGACGAAAACCTCGTGGAGAGGATAAAGGCATCCCTGGAATCTGTTGCTTCATGCCACAGGAAATTCAATCTGACAGTGGCAGGCGCGGGGGGTTTTCCGGATTACTCGAGACCCCGTGTCCTCTGGGTTGGAATTAACAGGTCTGAAGAGTTGAATCTTTTGTATAATAATATAGAGTCGGCAATGGAACTGCTCGGATTTGAGCGGGAAACGAGAAAGTTCAGGCCCCACCTGACCATTGCAAGGGTGAAGTCACAAAAGGGACTTCCACCTCTGCTGAAGGAAATCAGAGGATGCAAAGACAAGGAGTTTGGTAAAATAGAAGTATCCGAGGTCTTATTGATGAAAAGCACACTTAAAACCACCGGAGCTGAATATGAAAGGCTTTGTTCAGCCACCCTGGGGAAGGAGGATTGA